In Phaseolus vulgaris cultivar G19833 chromosome 7, P. vulgaris v2.0, whole genome shotgun sequence, the genomic stretch tggcacgacttccgtatgacatggcagagtcgtgtcaaattggaacgatttgtgcatatgaagtcgtgccgaattggcacgacttgcctaaatttgtaattttttttaaacagaccacattttggtaaaaagcaaaaaaaaaaaaccccatcatggtcaaaaacccGGTTTTGAAACCTTTGGTATTTTACGAAGGTCCTAAAACTCATGTTATTTTAGGAGATTTTGAAATCCATGATATTTTACTAAGATTCTTAAACTCATGTTATTTAACATAAGTTTTGAACAACTGGAAGGAATAATTTAACGAGTGAAACTTCTCCTAGATAAATGAATTAACAAAGCTTTTAATCcttgataatttaaaaataaactccattaaaataattttttcttattgtgAGAGTTTTAAATAGTATTTCATATAAGTATTATGATATtccttaaatattttatttaattatttttttctttgataaaaaaaaattacgcagttatattttcaattgaagAGAAATCCTTAGCATAAAGAACATACCAAATAAAATGgatcttaaaaatatttttagccCTTAAATTTCAATCGAATGACCTGTAGTTGCGTTTGAACTGGTAGGGTGACAAAATAATTATAGGCCTAAAAGATAAGGACAACTAAATGATTCATTAATTTATTCATGATTcatcatttataaaaataagtaaatacaTATAATGGATTGGTTGAATGATTTAACATACTTGTAGCGAAGTTATATCTTGTTGGTTGAATTCacattaaatttattgaattacttatttttatttttatttgcttttttgtttaaatttcttGTTGGTTTTTGCGaacaaataattaaagttattatGATTTATATTTAGGCAATTTGTGTAAAAACACTACGTAGTTAGCTTAAATATTTGTATTGCGAGACAGCtatcatatattttaatacacttttataaatataataattatgaccttattattgttttaacattttttttgcataaattttattttattataaataagttaataaataaattttacgaGATAAGGACTTGTCAAATAACTACTTAACTAACCTATTTAACTAATCGTGTCGTTTATGGGGAAGAAATAGTTAGAAGAAAGTAGCTAAGCCAAATATACCAACAAATAGTAGTGCATCACACAAACAAGTAAAATCTACATCAAATCCCTCAGAAAAAATAACTTcatatcaatttaatttttcaattcaatATTCTTATTTATACAAGGACGTGCAAAcgctaaaaaataaaatttcagcaCCCAAATCTCAGTTGGCACAAAATAATCAGAACTTGGTGAAGGTTAAGGCACACGACACAATGGCAAGAAGATAGAACACCAAGTGGGAGGGGACTTCAATAGCATTTCCATCAGATGAACCACCGTTTGTTGATGGCACCGTTTTAGATCCTGCACCTGTAATTAACCAAAATGACATAACAAAAACATTTTCAGCAATTTTTGTGACAGTTCATGAGTTTATGTACTAACCGACTCAATGACTACTAATATGTACATGCACATGTAGAAAACTATTTGAACTAAGTGAAGATCACACTATTACTCTAAaatgtttaatataattaacTAATTTAGCACAAGAAAGTTATGTACAAAAGTATATATTAGAATTTGTGGCTTTCAACTTTTTTTCTGTCTGAGTTTCTGTTAagataaaccctaaaccctaaaccaaagTGATGCATATATACCTGAGGGAAAGTCTGAAGCAGAAGGTGATGTTGACCCTTGAGGTGATTCAGCTGAAGAATCAGAAGGAGAACCAACTGGAGCAGTCGAAGGAGATGTTGGTCCTTTGCCAGctaataatcaaattaaattatgtCATGAGAACAAACTCAATACTTTGTTATTATCCAAATCATGCTTTAGTTTTACTTACCATGTGAGATAAATATAAAGGGAGAGTCAAGACTTTGGTTAATTCTAATATTATTCTTACCTTGGCACTGGCTAACTGGGGGAGTTTGCACTTTACAAGCGCCAGGGAGAGACAAAGCAAGAGTTTGATTAATGGTAATTCCGAAAGTGGAACCACCATTAAGCAGGGAGCAAAGGCACTGTGGTGAAGATTGGACAACGGTTGAGAGCTGTGAGCAACATGAAGGTGATGGGGTTGAAGAACTTCCCATTATGTAGTTGAGGCAAGGGCTCAAGCTAGTCAGTGTATTGGTGCAACCTGATTGGGCAGTAGCATTTTGAGTCCACATAGTGGCCACCATAGCCGTAACTAGACACAAGACAAACCCTCTAAAAGCCATGATATTTATGTGGATACGTTGTGTTTTGTGCTGATACTGATACTACTGATACAGAGGGATGTGTGTGAGTGAGGATAAAAAGGGTCGGAGGGAGGGGTTATATAGAGGAAAACAAGAGTCTAAGACAATAGACAAGTAAAATTAGGTTGCCTACCCTTTGTAATTAAAGACACGTCAAAGGAAGTGTTTATCGATAATTATAACTATAATGGACTGTTTTGTTTGATATACGAAAGTGCCGTAATATTCTAGAATATGTTTGACTCTACCACCCAAGATGTAAGGACCtaattaacttttatatatattttgaaacaaGACCCAATTAGCTTACCAAGAGAAGCGCATTTGAGTTTTGATTTAGTGATTATGGTTGACCTAGATTGATGCATACCTGTGTGGAAGTCACGAAATTTCAGAAACCTATTTAATCCTAAGGTTCTTCAAAAATATGATGAAATATAAGAATTCCATTAGAATATAATTGTctataattttcatttaattatgaactaatgtataattaaaattcattaatttctataataattattttaagagtTGGTTTAAGAGAAGTAGTTTTCACCAGTCTTGTGGTTGGTTACCCAAAAAGCTCCAATGTACGAGTCTAAAATATGGTGGCTAGGATTATGCTTGAACTGGAATATTGAATTCTGATTTTGTTTAAAGACAATAATTTTCCTAATGAGTTATCATATGTTGAGGTGTTTCTTCCTGGACCCTACATTTTCCTACTATATGCCTACATTAAATACTAAAGTTACTCTTCACAGCTTTGGATGGTTATGTAAGAGACGTAAGAAAAAGTGTTTTAGGTATAGgaactgaaaaataaaataaaataaaaacattttgaaaTACTTTATCTGAAACATAATTTTTTGACTATGGTGAATAAGAATTCATAAAATATGTTCCAGAAAGTATTTCAAAATGATTTTCCTTTTCCGGAGCAAGTTATATGGAGAGCccttttcagaatatatttccAGAATATAATATGCATGAactctattttattttagattttttattttcataaatattacGTACTACCAAATTctgaaaactaaaagaaaacaaaCCTTACTTTTCCTCTTCGCCGAAAGTACAGAGCACACTAAAAATCACCAAAAGCACCCAGAACACTCAGTGTTTCTTGCTCTGAACAATGATAATGAAAATGATAGAGAAAAAGGAGACGTTGTGTTTGGGTAAAACCTTCTACGGTTAATTTTGTCAATTCGTATTTCTAATGGGGTGCAGGAATAAAAGTATAggagtgcaagaagaaacacTCATCTGTTGACTCCATAGAGGTTTTTGAATTACTCACAAATTGATagtggcaattgcttcctgcaccatatcactgcatCCAATCACAGGGAAAAACCGAAAATAGCTTAAAAAAATGAggtacatataaaattacattccgGATCCTCTTTTttggaacacaataatctcttccggatatttttttttggaatgtattattttcagtttcagtttttttttatccagaatgggattttgattttttttttctggattttttaTATCCGAAACACAAAAATCTCTTCCGaatttatttttccaaaatgcattattttcaattctggatttttatttccggaataaaggatatttttggaatttttgaaattatgttgggtgcaggttcaaaagtGTTGGGTGCAGAGAGCATTTGCCATTGATAGTTAAGCAATTGTGAAtgaatattcataattttataaaatataattaaaaataattttgtattaaatttaaataatattattaatttgtaataattttttataataataattatttcaatatttaattttatgaaagAATAAGAAAGCGCAACCTATTTAAGtcctaattgattattttgattATGAGTGAAGCTATTTTTTGACATTATTACTTGTTTTTTAAGTCTTAATCGATTATGAGTGTTTTTGTGAATAATCGATTATATACTTAAAAAGTCAAATCGATTTTGGTCTTCAATGCCCAACGATTTGATTTCTATATCTACAAATTATTTATGGAGCTCTGAAAATGGGTTTGTTGTTGCATAAACCTTCATACATCTTCCAATGTTACCAATGTAGAATCTCTACAAAATAACTGTGACCATGTTAAATAAGTATGACTTTATTgaagaaatacaaaaaaagaAGTGATAGATAAAGAGAAATTAGTGATGATAAATTGGTTAAGTTTGGCGGGTCAATCTAAACTTTTTGAATCCGTCAGCATTAACCTAACTCGTCAACTAGTCAGGCCACAGGTGGGACGGGACGAACAAATCCATCAACCTGGCCATTTTTCTTTGTGGtgttttt encodes the following:
- the LOC137829734 gene encoding non-specific lipid transfer protein GPI-anchored 5-like, whose amino-acid sequence is MAFRGFVLCLVTAMVATMWTQNATAQSGCTNTLTSLSPCLNYIMGSSSTPSPSCCSQLSTVVQSSPQCLCSLLNGGSTFGITINQTLALSLPGACKVQTPPVSQCQAGKGPTSPSTAPVGSPSDSSAESPQGSTSPSASDFPSGAGSKTVPSTNGGSSDGNAIEVPSHLVFYLLAIVSCALTFTKF